Proteins from a genomic interval of Medicago truncatula cultivar Jemalong A17 chromosome 3, MtrunA17r5.0-ANR, whole genome shotgun sequence:
- the LOC11424011 gene encoding NAC domain-containing protein 2, whose product MQGELELPPGFRFHPTDEELVNHYLCRKCAGQSISVPVVKEVDLYKFDPWQLPEMGYHSEKEWYFFSPRDRKYPNGSRPNRAAGSGYWKATGADKPIGKLKPMGIKKALVFYAGKAPKGVKTNWIMHEYRLANVDRSAGKKNNLRLDDWVLCRIYNKKGKIEKFNTSNTPKVQNYYEHEEVEEHEMKPEIQKLGNYQLYMDTSDSVPKLHTDSSSSGGHVVSPDVTCDREVQSEPKWNDLGIQLDDAFDFQLNYLENALSFDIDDDPFGTNQYQMNQLSPLQDMFMYPQKPF is encoded by the exons ATGCAAGGTGAATTAGAATTACCACCTGGTTTCAGATTTCACCCTACTGATGAAGAATTGGTGAATCACTACTTGTGTCGCAAATGTGCTGGTCAATCTATTTCTGTTCCCGTTGTCAAAGAAGTTgatttgtataagtttgatccATGGCAGCTTCCAG AAATGGGTTACCATAGCGAGAAAGAATGGTATTTTTTCTCTCCAAGGGACAGAAAGTATCCGAACGGTTCGAGGCCAAATCGAGCTGCTGGAAGTGGTTATTGGAAAGCTACTGGAGCTGATAAACCAATTGGGAAATTGAAGCCGATGGGGATTAAAAAGGCGCTAGTATTCTATGCCGGTAAAGCCCCCAAAGGAGTTAAAACTAATTGGATTATGCACGAATATCGTCTTGCCAACGTTGATAGATCAGCCGGAAAGAAAAACAACTTGAGG CTTGATGATTGGGTGTTGTGTAGAATTTACAACAAGAAAGGCAAGATTGAGAAATTCAATACTAGTAACACGCCAAAGGTTCAAAATTATTATGAACATGAAGAAGTAGAAGAACATGAGATGAAGCCAGAAATTCAAAAGTTGGGGAATTACCAACTGTACATGGACACTTCAGATTCAGTTCCAAAGCTGCACACGGACTCTAGCAGCTCCGGTGGGCACGTGGTTTCACCGGATGTCACGTGCGACAGAGAGGTGCAGAGTGAACCTAAGTGGAATGATCTTGGGATACAGCTGGATGACGCGTTTGATTTTCAGCTCAATTACTTGGAAAATGCTCTTTCATTTGATATTGATGACGACCCCTTTGGGACCAATCAGTACCAAATGAACCAGCTATCGCCGTTACAGGACATGTTCATGTACCCACAAAAGCCATTTTGA